DNA from bacterium:
CACTACATATTTGCAGAAACCCGTATGAAATAAGGATTTTTCATTTTTGAGTGGCAACTTGACTTGACAGGTAATATTTTTGTAGTATAGTATACAACACTAATATTTAGTATAAAAAAGAGGAAAAAGAAAATGGAAAAGAAAAGAATAGAAGAAGAGAAAAAGAGGAGATGATATGATAAAACTTTATGTTTCGCAGGAAGGAAATGATAATTGGTCAGGACAAATTCCGTTTTCTAATCAAAATAATAGTGATGGCCCATTTAGAACAATCCAAAGAGCAAAGGAAGAAATCACTAAGCAAAAAGAAAATGGTAAATTAAGACAACCAATTGTTTTTTATATGAAAAGAGGAACTTATTTTCTTGATGAGCCAATTATTTTTAATTCAGATGATAGTGGTACTCCTAAATTTCCTGTTCTTTTTACATCTTTTAAAAATGATAAAGTTGTTATAAGTGGTGGTAAAAAAATAGAGAAATGGAATGAAACCAAAATAAATGGGAAAGAAATTATTGTTTTTAAAGTCCCATTTATTAAAGATGATTTAAGAGAAATTTTTATAAATGGGGAAAAAAGAAACAGAACAAGATTTCCAGAAAAAAAATTTTTATTATATAAAAGAGATAAAATTCCTTCTGATTGGAACAAGGGGGAAGATTTAATTTATTTAAGAGAGGATATTTTAGGAAACATTAAATATATAGAAAATAGTGAATTTATTTTTTTACACTTATGGGTTGATGTTCATCTTCCTGTTAAAGAAGTAGATTATGAAAAAGGGATTGTGAAATTTAAGAAAAAGAGTTTAAGGTATCTTTATGATGGAGATACACCTGCAAGATTTTATATTGAGAATATTTTTGATATAGATCAGAAAGGGTCTTTTTATTTTGATAAAGAAAAAAAAGAAATATATTATATCCCTCTTGAAAATGAAAATATTTTTGAAATAGTTGTTCCTTATCTTGAAAATTTAATTATTTTTGAAGGTAATTACAAAAATAATGAATTTGTGGAATATATCAATTTTAAAAATATTATTTTTTCACATACAAACTTTACACTAGATAAAAATTCTGCTGGAGACATGCAAGCAGGATATGAGATTTCAGGTAGTATAAAAGGGAGTGGTTGTAAAAATATAACTTTTGAAAATTGTAATTTTTCTAAACTTGGAAATTATGCAATTGAATTTAGAGATGGTTGTAAAAATAATGAGATAACAAAATGTAAAATTTTTGAAAATGCAGGAGGTGGAATAAAAATAGGGGAATTTTTAAGAAGCGATGAAGTTGATTTATTAAAAAATGATTATTTAAGACATACATATGGGAATAAAATTGTTAATTGTGAAATTTATAATTGTGGTAAGACATTTCACCAGTGTGTTGGAGTATTAATAGGACAGAGTTACAATAATATTGTTTCAAATTGTAATATCTATAATCTTTATTATTCAGGTATATCAGTTGGCTGGACATGGGGTTATAAAACATCTCTTGCTTACAACAATATAATTGAATACAACCAAATTCACCATATCGGAAAACCAGAAAGAGAAAAAGAAGCATTTTTAAGTGATATGGGGGGAATTTACACTCTTGGGATACAACCCGGAACAATTTTGAGAAAAAATAAAATTTACAATATTTCTGCATATAGATATGGCGGGTGGGGAATATATCTTGATGAAGGAAGTTCAGAAATTATTGTTTATGGGAATATGGTTTTTTATACGACTCATGGTGGATTTCATCAACATTATGGTAAGAACAATTTAATAATAAAAAATATTTTCGCTTTTGGGAAAGAAACACAGATAGTAAGAAGTAAAGAAGAACAACATTTATCTTTTAAATTTGTTGATAATATTGTTTATTGGGAAGAAGGAGAACTTTTAAAAGGAAACTTAAAAGATTTTAATTTTTATTTTGATAAAAACATTTATTGGAATACTTCTAGACAAAAATTCAAATTTGGTGAATTTACATTTGAACAATGGCAAGAGAAAGGGATGGATAAAAATTCAAAAATTGAAGAAGTTGATATATCTTTATTTTTGAAAAAATAATTTTTTTCCAACAGTAGTAATTAAGTTTCCTTCTATTTATTATTAAAATTTTTCCCAGCGAAAAATGGAAAAAATTCCTTGCGCAATATCTTTTTTAAATCCTTTTTTGTTATTTTTAATTTCAATAGGAATTTTTTCATTTGTACAAAGGTCTTCAATTTCAGAAGAATTACCCCAAAATTTTTCTGATGCACTAATAAAAACTGACTTTTCATTTCCATTATTGGTTAAAAACAATAATCTATATTTTCCAGAAATGCCAGTTTGCCATTTAATAGTATTTGTTTCCTCTTTGCTCTCTACTGTTAATTCTGGAAGTCCATTACAATCTTTCACAACTTCAAACAGTAATTCTTCAAAATCTTTGTATTGACTACAATAATATGGTAAACCAATAAAAGTGCCAATCATATAAACTTTCCCTTTTCCAAAATTTTGGCTTATGAAAATAGGATTGTTATTTATATCTCTTGCCAATATAAAAGAACTATTTTTACTAACCAGAGGAGTTAACCATCCACTTGGTTTAAGAGAGAATTTTTTATTTTTAAGAAATACTGCAATTTCTTCCTGGTTAATAATTCTTCTTCCCTCATCACTAATTCCTAATTCCCAAGTAAAATTTCTTTCTTCTCCTGGATAACGATAAAAACCAAGTGAAGTAAATGAATCTGTTTCACCTTCACAAAAAATAGTTCCTCCTGATTGTAAAAATTTCATTAAATGAACAGCAACTTCTGGACGAATAATTAATGACCATGGCATAAATAAAACTTTTAATTTATAAAGAATATCAAGATGATTACTTTCTACAATTTCATAGGGTATATTACAGTTTTCAAGAGATAAAAGATACCCTAATAAATTTTTCCCAGCAAGTTCACTATTTCCATCACTTGCCCAGTTTAAATAGTAATTATCTGGTTCAAATAAAACACCAACTTTGGGATTATCAGGTTGATATGTTTGAAATAAGTCATTATATTTATTGAGCAATTTCCCTGTTTTTTTCATTGCTTTAATTCTTTCTTCTGCTTTTCCATCATTACCTGCAATTCCAAAACCAGATGATTCTCTTCCAAATACCTCATCACGCCAGCACCAGAAAATTACCGCTTTTGCACCACGCCCATATCCATTCCATATCCATCGTTGTTGTAAATCTGCTGGAACTGATAGGTCAACCATATGTCCATTTCTTGCAGAACCACCTTGAAGTTCACTAACCCACATAACTTTTCCTCTTGTTGCTGAACGAATTGCTTCTATCCTAACTCCCAGAATTGATTCATCAAATCTGCCCCAAAGAGGAAAGTGCGAGGAACCAAATCCATCTAATTGGTCTGCCAAAAACCAATCATTTCCTCTACATAATGTTTGTTCAAATCCACCTTCTAAACTCATTATTGATGGCTGTCCACAGTGGGCAGTTATGATATGTTCTTTATCTTCTGACCTTATAGATTCATAACGAAATTTCATATGTTTGGTTGCTCTCCATGTTAAAAACTTTAAGAATTCCATCATTTCAGTATAAGGGCGAGCAGGAAGTTTTCCTGGAAAAACATCTTCCCATTGAGAATATCTACGTTTCCATGCCTTATTTAAGTTTTCTAAACTTTCATAATTTTCTTTTAACCACTCTCTAAAAAGATTTAAGGTGTTTGGACAATAGCAAACATATCCATCTGCCTGGACTGCCCATCTTGTTTCATTCCAACAATCCCAGCCAATAAGATTTTTCACCCCTGCATACCGTTTTGCTATCGTTTTTAAAAAATTTTCCATTAACTCTTGAACTTTAAGATGGTCAGTACAACCACCAGGAGTAAGGCCAACATTACATTCAATTCTAAGACTGGAAATAACATTATTTCCCATATGGTCTATCATATATGAATCAGGAATAATACGATGAATCCAGAAAGGATGAATTTCTGCAATTGTGCTAATAATTACATTTAGTCCTTTTTTTTCACCTTCAGAAATAAGTTCATCATAATCATCAAATTTAAAAATACCCATTTTGGGTTCTATCCATCCCCAGCAAGCCCAAAGTTGAATAGTATTAAAGCCAGAATCACGAATTTTACTCAAATCTTCCTTCCAGAATTTTTTTTCTGGAAATGGTGGCCTATAATATTGAACACCTAATATCATAAATTTCTCCTTTTTAATTGTGAGGTACTGCTAAAGTTTTGGTTATTTTCAATTGAAACAAAATTTATATTTTTAATTTCATATAGATATTGTAAAATATAGTTTTAGAAAGTCAAATTTTTGTAGAAACTATTTTTTGATTATAATTTACTCAGAAAGAGGAATATAATTTGTAACGATGGCAAAAAAGATATGAATTATAGGGTTATTGGACAATAGAAAGCTAACAGGAAGAAGGGATTGCTGGTAGATGAGGAAATTATTCTTGAGGGACAAATTACTCAACAGAAATATCCTGAAAAATTAAGGATAATAACATATTATGATGATGAACATGATAAAATTTATCAGTTTTTGACAAACAATTTCTACCGCTTTTTATCAAGAGAATGAATAGAAGAGAAAAAGATATGGGGAAAAAATGTTAAAAAAGATATTAACCAGGTTGGTATTTGGCTTGTTTTTATTATGTTTTGCAGGGAACGTATTGGGATTAGAGATGAAAAAATATATCTATACAGAGGACTTTGAAGAAAAAGATCCTGTGAAGTTTTGGACAAGCAATGGAAAGTATACAATAAATTTTAAGGGATTAACAGATGAAAAAGCATTTTCAGGCAAGCAGAGTTTTAAATTAGATATAACCTTTGAAGAAGGGAACTTTTTTTACTGGTGTATTCCTGTAAAAGTTCCAGCAGAAGGGGAATTAAAATTTTCAGGTAGCATACTTTTAGGAGAAGAAACAACAGGCAGTGCTGGATTAGGAGTAAATGTAATTTTCCCACCTACTTGGTATTCTAGTTGTGGTAGTTTTGATACTTATGGGACAACAAAAGGCGAATGGAAACTAATAGAAGGTGACTTAGTGAAATATGGTAAAGAGACTGCTGAGGGAGTGTTTAAGCAACATGTTTGGTGGGTAAGTGGGAAAGATGTAGGCGTTTATGTTGATAGAGTAGGAATTTTTCTATATGGTAGTTCAGGCAAGAGAGTAGTTGTTTATGTAGACGATATAAAAATAGAAGGAGAAGTTCCAACAGAAGAATCATATAAACAAGAGATAGAGAGAAGGTGGTCAGTTGTAAAAACGAGATTTGATGAGAAGAAAATATCTGATTGGGAAAAAATATTGGTAGAAAGTCAGCAAGAGATATCTACATTTACCTCTCTTACTCCAGAGGCAGAGGTAATAAAAAAAGATGTAGAAGAAAAGATAAATATTTTGAAGAAAGAAATAGAGGAAATAAAAAAAAGAGGATATATCAATAAGCCAGAGGTAGATGAAATGAATCTTTCATTAACACAACTAAAAGATACTATTAAAACCATAAAGAGTATTTCAGAAAGAGAAATAAAACAAAGGGGATGTCTTATTTATATTATCTCCCCAATTAGTGGACAGAAGATATTACCCAAAGATACATTTATTCCTGGTAATATATCTGATGAGATACAATTAGTAGCAACGCCTGGAGAATATGAGTCAGGGAGTTTTGTAATACATTCACTTTCTAACATAACATCTTTGAAAGTAGAAGTTGAAGATTTAAAAGGAGAAAAAGGAATTATATCTTCTGAAAATATAGACATAAAGTTGGTAAAATGTTGGTATCAATCAGGGACTGCATGGAGTAGTATAATTCAGGAAAAAAATAACAGAGTATTAGTTCCAGAATTATTGCTTAATGATGATAATTTAATAAAAATTGACTATGAAAATGAAAAAAATTATCTAAAACTAAATTTTCCAGAAGGCGAGAAATATATTTGGATAAGCGATCCAGATGAACCTGAAGGAAATCAAGCCAAAATTTTATCTATAAATGATTATCCAGTAAAAGATAGTTCTGTTCTTTTGCCAGTGAATATACCCGAAAAGACAAACAAACAATTCTGGTTAACAATAAAAGTCCCTTCTGATACAAAGGATGGGATATATACAGGAACAATAAAACTATCAGATACAAAAGGAGAAATAGGGGAAATTATATTAAGAGTAAAAGTTCTGCCATTTATTCTTGCATCTCCCAAAACATATTATGATATAAACGAAGATTTTATTTCAAGTATTTATTATCGTGGAGTTCTACATAAAGATTATCCGGAAGGGACAATATCATCGGAATATAAAAGTAAAGAACAATTAAAGGCAGAACTAAAAGATATGTATGAACATGGGATAACAAATCCTATTTGTTATCAAGGTTCTGATGAAAAATTTTTAGGAGAGTACTTAAAAATAAGGCAGGAAGTAGGGATAGTTAACCAAATTCTTTATTCTATTATAAGTGCTAATTGTCCACCATCTGCTATAAAAAAAATCATAGAATTTGTTAAAGAATATGGAATAGAAGAAGTTTATTTTTATGGTATTGATGAGGCATCAGGAGAAATGTTATCAGCCCAGAGGCCTGCATGGGAAGCAATACACGGGGCAGGAGGTAAAGTATTTGTTGCTGGCTATAAAGGAGATAATTTTGCTTTAATGGGAGATATACAGGATTTATTTGTTCGTGCTGGTTATCCATCAAGAGAAGAAGCAGAAAAGTGGCATGCAGTTGGGCATAAAATTTGGTGTTATGCCCATCCGCAAGCAGGTCCAGAGAATCCAGAGGTATGGAGAAGAAATTTTGGTCTTGTTCTATGGA
Protein-coding regions in this window:
- a CDS encoding right-handed parallel beta-helix repeat-containing protein; its protein translation is MIKLYVSQEGNDNWSGQIPFSNQNNSDGPFRTIQRAKEEITKQKENGKLRQPIVFYMKRGTYFLDEPIIFNSDDSGTPKFPVLFTSFKNDKVVISGGKKIEKWNETKINGKEIIVFKVPFIKDDLREIFINGEKRNRTRFPEKKFLLYKRDKIPSDWNKGEDLIYLREDILGNIKYIENSEFIFLHLWVDVHLPVKEVDYEKGIVKFKKKSLRYLYDGDTPARFYIENIFDIDQKGSFYFDKEKKEIYYIPLENENIFEIVVPYLENLIIFEGNYKNNEFVEYINFKNIIFSHTNFTLDKNSAGDMQAGYEISGSIKGSGCKNITFENCNFSKLGNYAIEFRDGCKNNEITKCKIFENAGGGIKIGEFLRSDEVDLLKNDYLRHTYGNKIVNCEIYNCGKTFHQCVGVLIGQSYNNIVSNCNIYNLYYSGISVGWTWGYKTSLAYNNIIEYNQIHHIGKPEREKEAFLSDMGGIYTLGIQPGTILRKNKIYNISAYRYGGWGIYLDEGSSEIIVYGNMVFYTTHGGFHQHYGKNNLIIKNIFAFGKETQIVRSKEEQHLSFKFVDNIVYWEEGELLKGNLKDFNFYFDKNIYWNTSRQKFKFGEFTFEQWQEKGMDKNSKIEEVDISLFLKK
- a CDS encoding beta-galactosidase, which gives rise to MKKEKFMILGVQYYRPPFPEKKFWKEDLSKIRDSGFNTIQLWACWGWIEPKMGIFKFDDYDELISEGEKKGLNVIISTIAEIHPFWIHRIIPDSYMIDHMGNNVISSLRIECNVGLTPGGCTDHLKVQELMENFLKTIAKRYAGVKNLIGWDCWNETRWAVQADGYVCYCPNTLNLFREWLKENYESLENLNKAWKRRYSQWEDVFPGKLPARPYTEMMEFLKFLTWRATKHMKFRYESIRSEDKEHIITAHCGQPSIMSLEGGFEQTLCRGNDWFLADQLDGFGSSHFPLWGRFDESILGVRIEAIRSATRGKVMWVSELQGGSARNGHMVDLSVPADLQQRWIWNGYGRGAKAVIFWCWRDEVFGRESSGFGIAGNDGKAEERIKAMKKTGKLLNKYNDLFQTYQPDNPKVGVLFEPDNYYLNWASDGNSELAGKNLLGYLLSLENCNIPYEIVESNHLDILYKLKVLFMPWSLIIRPEVAVHLMKFLQSGGTIFCEGETDSFTSLGFYRYPGEERNFTWELGISDEGRRIINQEEIAVFLKNKKFSLKPSGWLTPLVSKNSSFILARDINNNPIFISQNFGKGKVYMIGTFIGLPYYCSQYKDFEELLFEVVKDCNGLPELTVESKEETNTIKWQTGISGKYRLLFLTNNGNEKSVFISASEKFWGNSSEIEDLCTNEKIPIEIKNNKKGFKKDIAQGIFSIFRWEKF